Proteins found in one Myxococcus virescens genomic segment:
- the rplK gene encoding 50S ribosomal protein L11, whose amino-acid sequence MKKITGQVKLQIPAGKANPAPPIGPALGQQGVNIMEFCKQFNAKTQAEAKEGLIIPVVITVYADRSFTFILKTPPAAVLIKKAAGLHTEKKKGSGAKKPGKEKVGQITRAQLEEIAKKKIQDTTAASLEACMSTIAGTARSMGIDVVG is encoded by the coding sequence ATGAAGAAGATCACAGGTCAGGTCAAGCTGCAGATCCCCGCCGGCAAGGCGAACCCCGCTCCGCCGATCGGCCCCGCGCTCGGTCAGCAGGGCGTGAACATCATGGAGTTCTGCAAGCAGTTCAACGCGAAGACCCAGGCGGAGGCCAAGGAAGGTCTCATCATCCCGGTGGTCATCACCGTGTATGCGGACCGCTCCTTCACCTTCATCCTGAAGACCCCTCCCGCCGCCGTCCTCATCAAGAAGGCCGCGGGTCTCCACACGGAGAAGAAGAAGGGTTCGGGCGCGAAGAAGCCGGGCAAGGAGAAGGTTGGGCAGATCACCCGCGCTCAGCTCGAGGAAATCGCGAAGAAGAAGATCCAGGACACCACCGCCGCGTCGCTCGAGGCCTGCATGAGCACCATTGCTGGCACCGCACGCTCCATGGGCATCGACGTCGTCGGCTAG
- the nusG gene encoding transcription termination/antitermination protein NusG produces MAMKWYVVHTYSNFENQAKKSLEEKVRLEGLQDQFGEILIPMEQVVEMVKGEKKTSRRKFFPGYIFVQMELNDRTLHLVKNTPKITGFPGTAQHQNPLPISDQEVARLTSQISEGTLKPKPKVQFDDGDTVRVIDGPFANFNGTVEEVNAEKGRVKVLVSIFGRATPVELDFMQVEKTTG; encoded by the coding sequence AGAAGAGCCTGGAAGAGAAGGTCCGTCTGGAGGGCCTTCAGGACCAGTTCGGTGAAATCCTGATTCCGATGGAGCAGGTCGTCGAAATGGTGAAGGGCGAGAAGAAGACCTCTCGCCGTAAGTTCTTCCCCGGCTACATCTTCGTGCAGATGGAGCTGAACGACCGGACGCTCCACCTGGTGAAGAACACGCCGAAGATCACCGGGTTCCCGGGAACGGCGCAGCACCAGAATCCGTTGCCCATCTCCGACCAGGAAGTGGCGCGGCTGACGTCGCAGATTTCCGAAGGCACGCTCAAGCCGAAGCCCAAGGTGCAGTTCGACGACGGCGACACGGTGCGCGTCATCGACGGTCCGTTCGCGAACTTCAACGGTACCGTGGAAGAGGTCAATGCGGAGAAGGGCAGGGTGAAGGTGCTGGTCAGCATCTTCGGCCGTGCTACACCCGTAGAGCTGGACTTCATGCAGGTGGAGAAGACCACCGGCTAG